The following coding sequences lie in one Populus trichocarpa isolate Nisqually-1 chromosome 14, P.trichocarpa_v4.1, whole genome shotgun sequence genomic window:
- the LOC7463426 gene encoding small ubiquitin-related modifier 1, translating to MSASAGGGGGGGQEEDKKPGGDQSAHINLKVKGQDGNEVFFRIKRSTQLRKLMTAYCDRQSVEFNSIAFLFDGRRLRGEQTPDELDMEDGDEIDAMLHQTGGGHASLD from the exons atgtctGCATCCgccggtggtggtggtggtggtggccaGGAGGAAGACAAAAAGCCCGGAGGAGATCAGTCCGCTCACATTAACCTCAAAGTCAAAGGCCag GATGGCAATGAGGTGTTCTTCAGGATCAAGCGAAGCACCCAGCTGCGGAAACTAATGACTGCGTACTGTGATAGACAGTCAGTTGAGTTTAACTcgattgcatttttatttgatggGCGCAGACTCCGTGGAGAACAGACTCCAGATGAg CTTGACATGGAAGATGGCGATGAAATCGATGCGATGCTGCACCAAACCGGAGGGGGGCATGCATCCCTTGACTGA